One stretch of Anguilla anguilla isolate fAngAng1 chromosome 5, fAngAng1.pri, whole genome shotgun sequence DNA includes these proteins:
- the LOC118226804 gene encoding GTPase IMAP family member 8-like isoform X1 translates to MSSLRLVLVGKTGAGKSSAGNTILGEKRFKACLSFKAVTTKCQKEEGEVDGRTVMVVDTPGIADSKVSGEDAKDRVAECFPMSAPGPHAFLLVIKLGRFTPEEKQAAGVIEEVFGEAALKHTMVLFTNGDQLEDPDDLQTLLKESEEMSYLLDKLNWRYHIFNNKVDDRTQVIELLNKIDQMVGERGHYTRELFQVAEEKRKEKQEEERLRREEDELRKVWKKKPEMRILLFGNTTESNRTAREIILKERCQYSGTDGCQKTNGEVLRRRVSVVETVGLSDMRRMKSKEDSWHEILLCVSYTSPGPHAFVIVERSQEDSAEREDILKLIKDVFGDQALKYVMLLAIENGERHVSKAPHKHKHLPTHIFDGSRNLKQITSLLEQIDKMVETNGGSFFTCQMYFTAETAIKTALYKFREERMLEITQTEHNLERKKEDINIRKYAEKENSFVSTYKVAIIMAGVGALLGGTIGAFVGGTGGTVVGGPAGAAVGSAAGAVVGGKKGAAAGAAIGAGIAGAVGVITKGLISKQTEKNEKKQK, encoded by the exons ATGTCGTCCCTGAGGCTCGTGCTTGTGGGAAAGACGGGAGCTGGGAAAAGCTCGGCTGGAAACACCATCCTCGgagaaaaaagatttaaagCATGTCTTAGTTTCAAAGCCGTAACTACTAAATGTCagaaagaagagggagaagTGGATGGTAGGACAGTCATGGTGGTCGACACGCCTGGCATAGCTGACTCAAAGGTTTCTGGGGAGGATGCAAAAGACAGGGTAGCAGAATGTTTCCCAATGAGCGCCCCAGGACCACATGCATTCTTGCTGGTGATAAAATTGGGCAGGTTCACACCAGAGGAGAAACAAGCAGCAGGGGTGATTGAAGAAGTGTTTGGTGAGGCTGCTTTAAAGCATACTATGGTCCTCTTTACCAATGGAGATCAACTGGAAGACCCTGATGATCTACAAACCTTATTAAAGGAAAGTGAAGAGATGAGCTATCTTCTTGATAAACTAAATTGGAGGtatcatatttttaataataaagtgGATGATCGTACTCAAGTAATTGAACTCCTGAATAAGATTGATCAAATGGTGGGTGAGCGAGGACACTACACCAgagagctgttccaggtggcagaagagaagagaaaagagaaacaggaggaggagcgcttgaggagagaagaggatgAACTCAGAAAAG tgtggaaAAAGAAACCAGAAATGAGGATACTACTATTCGGGAACACTACGGAAAGTAACAGGACTGCAagagaaatcatcctgaaagaGAGATGTCAGTATTCAGGTACAGACGGATGTCAAAAAACAAACGGAGAAGTCCTTAGGAGGAGAGTAAGTGTGGTTGAAACTGTAGGACTCTCTGATATGCGCAGAATGAAGTCAAAGGAGGACAGCTGGCATGAAATCCTGTTGTGCGTCAGCTATACTTCACCAGGACCTCATGCCTTTGTCATTGTAGAAAGGTCTCAAGAGGacagtgcagagagggaggacaTATTGAAGCTGATCAAAGATGTGTTCGGTGACCAGGCCTTGAAGTATGTAATGTTACTGGCCATTGAAAATGGCGAGCGTCATGTCAGCAAAGCTCCACATAAGCATAAACATCTACCTACACATATATTTGACGGCTCAAGGAACCTCAAGCAAATCACATCACTGCTAGAGCAGATAGACAAAATGGTGGAGACAAATGGTGGAAGCTTCTTCACTTGTCAGATGTATTTCACCGCTGAGACAGCCATCAAAACAGCACTATATAAATTTCGGGAGGAGAGAATGTTAGAGATAACCCAAACAGAACATAATTTAGAACGTAAAAAGGAGGATATAAATATCAGAAAGTATGCAGAAAAAGAGAATTCATTTGTAAGTACTTATAAAGTTGCAATTATTATGGCAGGAGTAGGAGCTCTGTTGGGTGGTACAATAGGAGCATTCGTGGGGGGCACCGGAGGAACTGTAGTGGGGGgcccagcaggagctgcagtggGGAGCGCAGCAGGAGCAGtggttggggggaaaaaaggagcaGCGGCTGGGGCAGCAATAGGAGCAGGTATAGCAGGTGCTGTGGGAGTAATAACAAAGGGATTAATATCAAAACAGACTGAGAAAAAcgagaaaaaacagaaatga
- the LOC118226804 gene encoding GTPase IMAP family member 7-like isoform X3, translating into MSSLRLVLVGKTGAGKSSAGNTILGEKRFKACLSFKAVTTKCQKEEGEVDGRTVMVVDTPGIADSKVSGEDAKDRVAECFPMSAPGPHAFLLVIKLGRFTPEEKQAAGVIEEVFGEAALKHTMVLFTNGDQLEDPDDLQTLLKESEEMSYLLDKLNWRYHIFNNKVDDRTQVIELLNKIDQMVGERGHYTRELFQVAEEKRKEKQEEERLRREEDELRKG; encoded by the coding sequence ATGTCGTCCCTGAGGCTCGTGCTTGTGGGAAAGACGGGAGCTGGGAAAAGCTCGGCTGGAAACACCATCCTCGgagaaaaaagatttaaagCATGTCTTAGTTTCAAAGCCGTAACTACTAAATGTCagaaagaagagggagaagTGGATGGTAGGACAGTCATGGTGGTCGACACGCCTGGCATAGCTGACTCAAAGGTTTCTGGGGAGGATGCAAAAGACAGGGTAGCAGAATGTTTCCCAATGAGCGCCCCAGGACCACATGCATTCTTGCTGGTGATAAAATTGGGCAGGTTCACACCAGAGGAGAAACAAGCAGCAGGGGTGATTGAAGAAGTGTTTGGTGAGGCTGCTTTAAAGCATACTATGGTCCTCTTTACCAATGGAGATCAACTGGAAGACCCTGATGATCTACAAACCTTATTAAAGGAAAGTGAAGAGATGAGCTATCTTCTTGATAAACTAAATTGGAGGtatcatatttttaataataaagtgGATGATCGTACTCAAGTAATTGAACTCCTGAATAAGATTGATCAAATGGTGGGTGAGCGAGGACACTACACCAgagagctgttccaggtggcagaagagaagagaaaagagaaacaggaggaggagcgcttgaggagagaagaggatgAACTCAGAAAAGGTTGA